From the genome of Patescibacteria group bacterium:
TTTACCAATAATTTTTAAATCATTCGCTGAAGTATTATAGAAAAAATTAGCTAAATCTTTTCTCTCTTTATTATCTAAAATAAAAAGTTTTCCTTTCCATGGATAATTAATATCATTTTCTTTTGGCAAGCTTTTATCTTCATCCAAAAAAACCAATCTCGAAGAATCAGAAGCAAAGGAAGAGCTTAATATTTTTTTACCATCGGAATCTGTATCTGAAATTTTTTCATCAGATTGAATTTGCAAATTATCCCATTCAAGACGAGCAGCACCTAAAGGAATATCTTTCTTAATCACGACTCTGTTTTCTTCCAAAACTTTATAATCTTTTGAAAAAGGCCAAAACTTATAAAAATTTGCAACAACAAAATATCCAGCCAAAATAATTAAAATAATGATTGGCAAAATAAACCAAATCTTACTTCCTTTTTTTTCTTTTTTAATTTTCTTTACTTTTTTCGGCTTAATCTTTATTGGCTTTGCAGGCTTTTTTATCTTTCTTTTCAAATTCAAAACAGTTCCTTTCTTTTTCAAAGGTTTTTTTGTAACAGTTTTTTTCAATGGTTTTTTAATTTTCTTAATTGCCATATATATAAAAATTTTTTTCGCAAAATAATTCGCAAATATTCGAAAATTTATTCGAGTGATTTAATGAACATTAACAATATCGCCGTTTAAATCTAACTCCACAAAATGATGAGTTTTGCCATTAATATAATTTTGACACTGATTTTCAGACTTTTCATCAACTGCTGTTCTTGGATTATGAACAATATCAACTGACCAATCAGTAATTATTTCTTCAGCCAAACAAGGTCCAGTTGATAAATCAAGATCTTGATTTGCTTTTTGAGCAAACAATTCTTTTGCTTTTGATTCTGCTAAATCTTTTTGTAATTTTTGTTCAGTATTCAAAGCTTCCAAACCAAAAGTTTGATTTGCAGTTTTTTGAATGTCATTCTTACAACCAGCTCCCATTAAAATAAAAATTCCAAAAAATAATAGCAAAAACTTTTTCATCAAGATAATATTTAATATTCAATATTTAATATCCTAATATCTCAATATCCGTAATATCCGAACGATTATTTTCCCACAATTTCTTTGTAAACGTCGAGTGTTTCACGTGCACATTTCTCCCAAGAAAACTTAGCAACATTTTCATATCCTTTTTTTATCAAAGAATTCCTTAAATCTTGATCAGTCAAAGATTTTTTCATTGCCTTAGAAATTGCATCAATATTATATGGATCAACTAGAATTGCGCCTTCATCAGCAACTTCTGGCATTGAAGTAATATCAGATGTAATTACTGGAGTTCCAACTTTTTGAGCTTCTAATATCGATAATCCAAATCCTTCATAAAAAGATGGAAAAACAAATAACGATGCATTTTTCATCAATAATGCTTTATCAGAAGATGTAATGTAGCCAGTAAAAATCACTTTTTTTGTTAAACCAAATTGTCGGATACTTCTAAAAACATCGTCATTATCCCAACCTTTTTTACCAGCAATAACTAATTGAAAATCTTCGTAAGCGCTTGTTCCTCGCAAACGATCAAAAGCTTGAATTACTCCCATAATATTTTTCCTTGGCTGAATTGTACCGACAAACAAAATATATTTTTTTTCTATTCCAAATTTATTTTTCAAAAAATCTTTCCTTGTTTGCGCTGATTCTCGTTCATCAATTTTTATATCAACGCCATTATAGACTACTGTCACTTTTTCTTCCGGAATTTGCATAAATTTCACCAAATCTTGCTTAGTATAATTTGAAACTGTAATTACTTTTTTTGCCCGTCTAACACTTGAAGGAACAACAACTCTAGTTGCAAAAATTTGTCCTGGAAACCAAGACTTATTTTGATAAATCGCCATATCATGAATTGTTACTACAGAATTTCCAGAATATGCTAATGGAATTGAAGAAGCTGGAGAATGAAAAACATCAAGTTTTTCACGAGTTACATATGCAGCTGCCAAAAAATGAGAATATGCAATTGGCAAAAAATTTTTGTATTCGATAAATGGAAAAAACTTTATTTCCGAATTTTTTTGCTTGAAATGTCCAGCATCGCCAACTCGACGATCAAAAAACAACACATACTTATTCTTTGTATCAATTTTTAATAAATTTTCAATCAAATGATAAGTATAATGTCCAACTCCTGCTGATTCTCCATGTTCTGGATCTAAAATTGTTCGACAATCAATTCCAATTCTCATAAATTTTACTTTATTAAGTAACTTTCATAAAATTCATCATTTCTTCCTACAAATTGAATATCAAAATTCAAATCTAATTTCTTCACATCTTCACTAATTTTCTTAAATTCATCATCACTAACTTCGTATTTATCCTTAAACAATTCTGCTTTTCCAATTGCTTTAAATTGAAAAATTCTCCATTTATAAATATTTTTTGGCAAAATCTTAGCTATTTTTATTATACAATTTTTGTTCAATTTTGTCACTACTGTCGAAATCACAATTTTTAATTCATGGTATTCTTTTAACCATTCTAAAATCTCTACTACTTTTGCAAAAACACCTCGTTCGCGCATGATCTGATTTATTTTTTCATCAGATCCATCGATAGGTAAATTTATCTGGTCCAAAAATTTAACTATCATCTCCAATTTTTCTTTTGTTAACAATAATCCATTCGTATGCAAAATAGTATAAAATCCTAATTCTTTTGCGTATTCAATTAAGTTTAACACATCTTTTCTTGTCAAAGGCTCTCCACCAGTAAAAACTATTTTTTCAAAACCTTGCATTTTAAACTCATCAATCATTTTTCTAGCCTGATTAGTATTCAAATCTTCAATTCTTTTTTCAGGACCAAAACAAAATTCACATTTTAAATTGCATTTGCTCGTTACATTCCAAACAATAATTTTTTTATTATTATTTTTCATGGATTAAAACTAGCATTAAAATAATCAAATTTCAAGACTCAACAATAAAAAACAGACTTTCTGTCAAGCCTGTTTTTAAAATAAATTATTTTAAAATTACATCTTTGTCTTCTTTTCAATTCCCATCAAATCCAAAGTCTCACCTAATACAATTCTCGTTGCCTCAACTAATCCTAATCTTGCTTCAGTCAATTCTTCATCTTCAGTCAGCACTCTGCATTTTTCATAAAAATTATGAAACTTGTCAGCAATTGCAATTGCATAAACAGGCAATCCTTGAATTTCATAATTTTTGGAAACATCAGCCACAATTTCTGGAAATTTTAACAAAATTTTAATCAATTCAAATTCTGCAGGTTCTTTCAATAATCCAAAATTTGTGGTATTTGTGGCCTGAAAGGCATTTGTGCTCATTCGCGATTCAATACTAGAAATTCTCGCATAAGCATATTGTACATAATACACCGGATTTTTCTTGGATTGTTCTTTTGCTAGATCCAAATTAAAATCCATGTGTGTTTCAACTGATTTCATTAAAAAGAAAAATCTTGTTGCATCCAGTCCTACTTCTTTTACCAACCAATCCAAATTCACAACAGTTCCAGCTCTTTTTGACATCTTCACTTCTTTGCCATTAGAAATTAATCTAACAAGTTGAGTAATGATAATTTTTAAATCTCCTTCTCGTTCCATTGCTTTTACTGCTGCCTGCATTCTTTCCATATATCCATGATGATCAGCACCCCAAATATCAACAAGCTCATCAAAACCTCTTTCAAATTTATCAAAATGATACATTATATCTGCAAAAAAATATGTGAGCTCACCAGTTTTTCTCATTAAAACTCGATCCTTATCATCACCAAATTTTGTGGTCTTCATCCACAAGGCCTCATCTTTTTCATAAGTTAAACCAATTGTATTTAGCCATTTCATTGTTTTTTCAGGCAAGCCCATATCATGTAATGATTGTTCTGACATCCAAACATCAAAGTGAATTCCTAAATCTCGTTCAATAAATTCTCGATTAGCTAATTGAATTTTTTCTGCCAATTGAAATCCAGCATCACCAATTTGTGTTGTTTTCCAATAATTTTCTGTCTGACCCAAATCTTTAATTAATTTATCCACAAATTCAGTGGCATAAGGATTTTTCTGACCATGTAAAATCTCACCCAATGTTTTTATTTGTTTTGAATTTTTAGCATCATTGATATAAAATTCTCTAGTCACATCATAGCCTGCTTTTTTCAAAACATTAGATAACACATCTCCATAAAAAGCGCCTCTTCCATGACCGACATGCAATTTACCAGTTGGATTTGCTGAAATAAATTCCACATTAATTTTATTTCTTTTTTCTATCCTTCCTTGTCCATATTTTTCTTTTACTTTCAAAATAGTACTTAATTCATCAAGTAGATATTTTTCAGACAGAAAAAAATTTATAAAACCAGGCTTGGCAACAGTAATATCTTTATAAATATTTAATTTCTTGATATCCAAATATTTCAATATCTTCTCTGCCACAAGTATCGGATTCTGTTTTTCTAACTTTGCCAAAACCATCGCCACGCTCGAGGAATAATCACCAAATTCTTCATTTTGTGGTTGCAAAATAGCAATTTCTTTTGGCAAATCAAAACCAGTCTTTTTAATCGCCTCTTCTAAATTTTTTCTAATTTTATCTTTTATCATAAATAAAGTATAGTAAAAAAAACTTAGACTGTCCAACCAAATTTTCCAAAAATCATAAACATTTCGTTAAAAACCAAATTAGCGGATGGATAAAATCAGTCACTAAATCAAAGAGAAGCTACATTTAGCTTCTCTTAAATTTTTTGTCCGCATTTCAGGAAACGGAAACACCCACGTTGTCATTGGCATTCTCAGGCTTCCATCTATTCACATTCGCGCCATTGGAATCACAGTTACCAGCATTGACCAACTTCCCATCAGAAGAACGCTTTTCTTGTTACCTATCCAAATACACAATAGATGATTGAATAATCAAACAGCTTTTTTGTCATAAGAAGCAACAAGAAGCAGTGCGGACAAAACATATTTTTACTGGTAAACTAACACCTAATTAAAGGCTAGCTCTATTAACCAGTTTTTTCTTAAATCGATATCTTAAGGTTTAAAAATTCCAAGTGTCCAAGAACTCAAGAACCAAGAGTCCAATCGTCCGCACTAGCGGGAGAAAGAAACGCCCACACCGCCAAGGGCACCCTCAGGCTTCCATCCATTCACAACCGCGCCACTAGAACCACAGTCCCCAACATCGACCAACTCTCCAGCAGACGAGCGTTTTGCAGTCC
Proteins encoded in this window:
- a CDS encoding glycosyltransferase family 1 protein; this translates as MRIGIDCRTILDPEHGESAGVGHYTYHLIENLLKIDTKNKYVLFFDRRVGDAGHFKQKNSEIKFFPFIEYKNFLPIAYSHFLAAAYVTREKLDVFHSPASSIPLAYSGNSVVTIHDMAIYQNKSWFPGQIFATRVVVPSSVRRAKKVITVSNYTKQDLVKFMQIPEEKVTVVYNGVDIKIDERESAQTRKDFLKNKFGIEKKYILFVGTIQPRKNIMGVIQAFDRLRGTSAYEDFQLVIAGKKGWDNDDVFRSIRQFGLTKKVIFTGYITSSDKALLMKNASLFVFPSFYEGFGLSILEAQKVGTPVITSDITSMPEVADEGAILVDPYNIDAISKAMKKSLTDQDLRNSLIKKGYENVAKFSWEKCARETLDVYKEIVGK
- a CDS encoding radical SAM protein, which translates into the protein MKNNNKKIIVWNVTSKCNLKCEFCFGPEKRIEDLNTNQARKMIDEFKMQGFEKIVFTGGEPLTRKDVLNLIEYAKELGFYTILHTNGLLLTKEKLEMIVKFLDQINLPIDGSDEKINQIMRERGVFAKVVEILEWLKEYHELKIVISTVVTKLNKNCIIKIAKILPKNIYKWRIFQFKAIGKAELFKDKYEVSDDEFKKISEDVKKLDLNFDIQFVGRNDEFYESYLIK
- the argS gene encoding arginine--tRNA ligase is translated as MIKDKIRKNLEEAIKKTGFDLPKEIAILQPQNEEFGDYSSSVAMVLAKLEKQNPILVAEKILKYLDIKKLNIYKDITVAKPGFINFFLSEKYLLDELSTILKVKEKYGQGRIEKRNKINVEFISANPTGKLHVGHGRGAFYGDVLSNVLKKAGYDVTREFYINDAKNSKQIKTLGEILHGQKNPYATEFVDKLIKDLGQTENYWKTTQIGDAGFQLAEKIQLANREFIERDLGIHFDVWMSEQSLHDMGLPEKTMKWLNTIGLTYEKDEALWMKTTKFGDDKDRVLMRKTGELTYFFADIMYHFDKFERGFDELVDIWGADHHGYMERMQAAVKAMEREGDLKIIITQLVRLISNGKEVKMSKRAGTVVNLDWLVKEVGLDATRFFFLMKSVETHMDFNLDLAKEQSKKNPVYYVQYAYARISSIESRMSTNAFQATNTTNFGLLKEPAEFELIKILLKFPEIVADVSKNYEIQGLPVYAIAIADKFHNFYEKCRVLTEDEELTEARLGLVEATRIVLGETLDLMGIEKKTKM